The genomic DNA TGACATTGCCACAGTCATCATTCTTGAGAATGTAGATGGGCTTATTTTAAGTCCCATTAGCAATCTTGTCATCTGGTATTGACCAGATGGCGTGGTAAAGGCGGTAATTGGTcgatctttttttcttaacttGCACTGATAGTAACCTTGAGACAAATCTAAATGCCAGAAATATTTTGACCCAGATAAGGTTTCTATCACTTCATCGATATTCGGTAGAGGAAATTTATTATCCTGCAGTACAGTGTTTACTTTGCGATAATCGATTACAAGTCTCCATTTCTTTGTATCAGTACTAGTCTTTTTGGGAACCATTAATATTGGACTGTTCCATTCAGACTGTGTCGCTTctatagttttgttttttaacattttttgaatCTGATTAtcaacttcttctttttgagCATAAGGAAGTCTATAAGGTTTTGAATATATAGGCATcgtattattttaaatttttaaagaaGCTTCATAAATTTTAGTGGTACtcaatttatcattttgcAAGCAGAACATATCATTGTATTTAAGGCAAATTTTGGCAATAATTTCTTTATCGTTTTCGTGTAAATGTGATAAATCCAGTTCTTTCAACAGTTGGTTAGCATGATCACTATCATGTTGAGGAGTTTTGAATtctaaaatgttaaaatctgACGCAGATTTAATGGTTGGTTTCAGTTTTTCTagttattgatttattttgaaaattcgCAATGCGTATTGGCAATTTACCATTTTGTGGATTAGCTATTGTGTTTGCTATGTGCACATTAGGTTGGTTTGTTTCATTGAGTATTACACAAGTATCAGTGTTTGTAGTATCTACGTAGGTAATAAGTTCTGTTCTAGCAGGGATTGTTAAACAAGTGTGTTTATGGTTGACATTACAAGTCAAACTCATATTCTCAAAATTTAGATTAGCTTTATGTTTTCTCAAAAACTCGGTTCCTTATAACCCTACAATGTGGGATGGAAGTGTATTTACGACATGAAATAAGATTGGAAAATTTTGCGAATTTGCATAAATATTGGTTTCAATGCATCCTAATGATTTAACTGAACCGTTAATtccacaaatatttaaaacgtTAGTTTTATCTAAGACGACTTGCTTGGGAACAAAGTTGATATTCAATACACAACAGGTAGCACCAGTATCAATGACAGGATCACGATAAATCCcgaacaaattaaatttggCCTTAACGCCTGTATCAAATTGTAATTTAACGAAATAAATTAACTATTTCATTTTGTTCCTCACTTGAGTTTTGATCTGTATCGTTACATTCCTCCAAAAGATTGGTGTTTCCTAAATGCACTCTATTGTCATTGTTGTTTCGCTCGGTGCGTGTTGCATTTGGCGTTCGTTGCTGAAATTGAGTGTTGGAATAATTCTTGTTCCTGTATCCACGTTGGTTATTGGTAGCAAAATTTCGAGTTTGATTTTCATAACCTTGATTACCAGAATATCTCTGAAATGTTCTGCCTCTGTATGATGAGTTGTATGATTGTCTTGGGTAATACGAGTTGTGTGAACGTCGTAGTAGCAAAACCGTCAAGTTTTGCTCCTAGTTGTTTTACTTGCTGGGGTGGTTCTAGCACCTCACTAGTTTTACTAGTAGTGGTTTTAGATGTTGTGGATGTGTGCAACATGAGCTCGCCTGCCAACATTGGCATCAAGATCGGAATCGGCAATCACGTTGAACCAGTCAATGTCATGAAGAGCAGAGCATAAACCAGCATAATCAGCTTTTCTAAAGTTCCAGCGGCGATGAAAAGGAACGGAAGTTGAAGTAACGGATGTGATGGTATCAGGCGCAGCAGTAATGCATACGGTTAAAGCTGGGTGGAATACATCGAGTTCCAATAACGGATCAAGGGTGACTTCGATACGAGTAGGTTTATGGAGAATATCTTCATCGACGAGTATTAAATGCAGAAGAGAGCCTCGAGAGTTTATGTTTGTGTTCAGTTGATATAAACCACAGTAACTCATTTCGTCCAAGAGCAGTGAGGTGCACGGTGAAACATGAGATAACGCGTTATCTATGTATGGTAAAGCGTCCGCGGCAATGCTCCAGTGTACGTGATACTCCAGTGTGTCCAGAATGTACGCATGAAGGATGTTCCCGTACCGTGTTCCCCCTATGTTGCATCTCGCGCTATCACcgaaaaaaactaaattgtTTGAAGGTTTTTAGAGGATGGTCTTTGTGTCAATCCTTGGTTCGATTTTTACTCAGAAATTAAgaatctagaaaaaaaaaaaaaactgggaaggtAAGCCTCGTTTTCGTCTACCAGTAGATCCCGACGCGAAATGTTTGGCATCTTTCCAGGTCAGAAGGTCTGAGATCAGAAGTGTATGCGGGTCAAGAAGACTTGTACTCCACAAAACACCTAATAGATTATCCAATTCGTACCACCTGAGGTAGCAGCCACATACTTTGAAGTACACCTGTAAAGAGGGGAAGACACAACCGTTCGACAGAACGCGTTCTGACCAAGACTTGGTTTATTGCAGAGCACACAGTTTTATACTTATACACGTAGGAAATTGGAAACCCAACAACCTGTCCTATCTACTGAACATGCGCGCCCAATGCTAAATGGTTGGAACTTAGCCTAGACGTTATGCGAAGGAACGAACCAAGGATTGAAGAACACTTAAGGAGTGATGTAATATAAAAATCATCCCAATCATCTATGTCACATAATTTGCCATCTAGCTATGCAGAGAGACTGCGGGGATACAAGGGCTCGTGAAGCTCGGAAAAGCTTAGTGAAAAAGGCCCTTCCTGATGCATCCTTTTTGTCTAATTGGTTTGCTATTTCATGAAAACTGCAGTGCGAGAAACACAAAGAAAATCGTATTAAGAGGCCAAACAACGAAGTAGCCTGGGCTCAATGTAAACTTGACGATCGTTAATAGAATGTGTGAATgcagttgtgatttttttaatgatttcttTCGCGATAACGGTTATTATTAGTCCCAACAGGAAGGAAGGAGATTAATAATTATTTGAACAAAAAGGTCTACTGAACATGAAGTTTAATCACCATAAAAGATTCTGTTCTGTAAAGATTCGGCACTAGAATTATTTTGGGGTTGTACATTGAAAGAAATCTTCTTTAGCGATATCTCCAAAAACTGTAGCATTACCTTTTCGcgaagtttgtttttgtttttgttgcaacTGAACAATCAGATTCTGTTCGTCGACGATCCCTTTTTTGTATGCTTCATACATTTGCTTCAGTTTCTGAAACCGCTGTTTTCTTGTTTCGTACTCCTTAAACACAGTCCAGTTTGCTTCTATAAAGTGGTCCATCTTGCTGTTTTGGAATTGATAGATCCTTCCTATTTTTCCTAGCTGTTCCGCCTGGTTCATGAAGTACTCCTTTACCTTCAATGGCAAGTCCTTGTTCATAATCGTAGTTCGGCAAGGTTTCGCACAAATCGGACACTCCTTTGATAACGTTGCGCATTTCCGGCAGAATATGTGGCTGCAAGTTGTGATGTAGAATTCCAACTCGTCTGTTGTTCTCTGCTCGTGGCACAGTTCACAAAATACAAACATTCCAGATCTTGATGAATAAGAATTGAACAAGACGATGATTCCGTTACAAGTGGAGCGACTGTGCTCGTATAGTTGCGTTATGAAAATGTCTTGTTGGTGTTTGATCTTCATGACATACTGCGGGTGCGTGAAATAATCCCTCATCATCGGCATGGCGTTTGCGGACGTCATTATTGATTGATATATGTTTTTCACCGggttgtatttgtttgtttggctcAGAAAAGACGCACCCGGTACGGCGGTATACAAGTTTTCTTTATTAATTAAGTTAAACCATACTTCCAATGGCTGATGCGGTAGGGAAACTCGAAGAGGAAGCACTAAGGCGTAAAAATCGACTACGGGAACTACGTGGAAAGCGAACACATGATGAACAACAGAGCAGCATCAATGATGAATGTAAAGCCGTACCTAAGTGAGTGGTAATTGGCTATGTTATATGTTGCTATCACTTACGCCACGCATCGTTTACTCTCCTTATAGACCTGTCTTTCGAAACTACAAACCAGGAACAGAAGAGTTTCAGGAACTAACAGTGTTGGATGATCACGCCGGAGTAGTCGAAAAGGAAGTGGATACACATCTTAAAATGATGAAAACGCCAATCGTCATTGAAGAGATTGATATTGCTAATCTTGCCCCCCGTAAACCTGACTGGGATCTGAAAAGAGATGTTTCTAAAAAGTTGGAGAAGCTGGAACGCCGAACACAGAAAGCTATCGCCGAGCTAATACGAGAGCGGCTAAAAGCCGGACAGGAGCAATATATACATCAGGCTGTAAATATAGCTACATCTGCTACATCTGCTCCACTGGAATATAAGAGTGTTTCCGACGATTCTTAAAAAGTTGAGTGTATCATCATGCAATAGTCTCCATCGGCGTAAAAATAAATCCGACCCGCATCTGTAATTTGATAACAGCACACAAATAGTATGGATGTTGACCAATGCTGATTCCTTTATTCTACGCGATTTTGAGGGcgcaaatattttccattgACGCTTAGCACGGATGTTGTTTCAACAATTTGATTGTTTGTCAACTTATGTATCATGTCGTTGATTTCTGCAATACAGACAATATCATAAGTCTTATATCAGTTTCGACAATTTCCTGGTTATCATAGATACTTAGCTAAAATGACGCGCAGAAGGGCAATACTCACTTTTTCTGTACTTTTCCTCAATTAAATCCGTTGTTTCTCTGATGCGTTTGACCATTTCAGCATATTCTTCTCTTGAAGATCTGTTTTTCATATGCTCCTGCTGTATAGCTGCAACAGTATTGCTCAGCTCTACtagttgcttttctttctcaacCAACAATTTTTCTTGGCGCATCGCGATTTCGGTGCGAAGATCGATTTTGCTCTGCAACTTGATGTTTTCCTTGTTGAGGTTATTGATAACCGACGAGGCATTCGCTAGTTCGTCGGTCGTCAGTTGCAACGCGTGCTTTTTAGTGTGGCATATATTTTTCTCCGCTTCCAGTTCGGCTTCCAATTCCGATTGTTgtttttgagcaatttttagTTTGCTTTGCATGTCCATCAGTTGACGTTTTAATTCTGCAACAGTGGTTTCCGATCTAGATTCTCGGCTCTGTTGCGATGCAATGCAAGCCTGTAAACGTTCCAGCTCTTCCCTTATTTGAGTGTTTTGAGCACgaagttttatgttttcttctcGCAAAGTTTCAAAACGTTTCGTTTCCTGTACCATGCGTTCTGTGCGATCATATGTCTCCTTCGTCAGATGGTCTATTTTCTCTTGCATACTATGCATTATCGATTTCAATCGCTTTTCTTCAACATCCTTGCTTTCATTTAGATTTTTAATAGTTTGATGCAGGCGACTTACTTCTTCGGTGTTTCTGTTAAATATCAAGTTTTCTTGCTccattatttttccatttaagGACATAATTTCTTCCTTTAGTCTACCGATAACATCGTTTTTCGTACTCATCTCCAGTTGATACTTCTGTGCTTGCGCCGAATATGCAGATGCCTGTTCTTGAAGTATTTGCAGTGACTGATTTATGTGAAAGAGGACAGTGTCCGTTGATGCATCTTCCATTGCGAGAAACAAATGTGTTAAATTTTTGAAGGAGCTCTTTTCAAAGATTTGCAGCATATGACCGTTGCTACCAGCAACCAGAGCTAGATGTAGCTCCTCTCGCTTGCAGTTATCAAGAATTTTGATAAGATGATCGACAAACCCTTGGAAAGTAACATGCAAAGATTGTTCTGTTCTTATTTGTTCATATGCGGCGTTGTCTATGGTGCTGATAAACATTTTGGAATGATCGTTTACTTGAGTCATCCTTATTTGCTGAAATAGGTAGAAAAAATATCCATTTAACATAATGCAGACACTGTTTGTGATCGTGGCGGAACGTACAATAAGGTTTTGAAGATCGATTTGTTCAACTATCGTGTAAAACATTTCGGGTTTGCGAACACTAACGCTCTCGAAGTTTACCCGCAAAGGCACAACAGGAAATAACACTTTCACGCATCTTCTTAGATGATTATCAATAAACTTGTTATCGAATGATGATGCTCTATGCATTTTGtaaatgaaatatttgcaACGGAATTCGACGCTGGCGTTCTTGTTGTTTACCTTCTCTCAAGCCGTTTGACATTTGgaattcatattttttcaAGGTGTACATATACGGGGGAGGGCCGTGTTCACAGCTTTTCCTGTTTTTATTCTACAACTGATGATATTTATTCGATGTGTTCCAAATTTTACGGCTGAACAACTGAACATTTCTCTTGCGCAAAGTTACTTTATACACGTGGATCATGTATGATCACAACGAATGAGTACTTTTagtaatttataattaataCAATTTTTTGCAGGTTACCACCTCACTACTATTTATTTTGGTTGAATGACAAAAGGAATGCCATTaggaaacgaaaacaacacgTACGGCAAAATAATCCAACTCCAATTAAAACCCAGGCGCTAAAGGAAATATTGTGGAGGAAGAGTGCATGCAAATATATTTGTGGCTAGTATTCATCGTACAGCTTGCGTGCAGATGCACAATGCATTGTGGTAGCAACATCAATCGATTGTTTGCAAACGCTTGATCTTTAGAAAGGAATAATGATACTACGGTGTGTACATCAGAAAGTCTCGTATTACCATGAGCCGTCTGTAGAATCTATTCCATTTCTGATCAGATATCGGTACATATGTGTTACATATGCTCATCATTTCTATACATTACAGGCAATTTGTTACAGGCAGCAACTCCGTGGAAGAAATTTACATTGTCACGTCGGATTGTTTGAGCATTGTAAATGAAAACATCGAAGCCGGAGGCGATGAAGTGAAAACATCGAAGCCGTCTAATTTATGTGCTGCCAGCCGGGAGAGTGGTCATGGTAGTACAGAGAAAAAGATCATACAACATTGCAGCACATATTCTAATGTTAGAAAACCAACAGATAAATGCTTGGTAGATGTGAAAGCTAATTTCGATGCAACTCCAGATTCTATTGATAAAACATACCGTGAAAACGATAGGCAGCGAAATGTGTCAGCTTCGCCAAGACAGTTGATGAGTGAGGAACACGTTTGCAATCTATGTGTGGTTAAATTTCATACTATAGAAATGCTAAAGCAACACCTGAAACTAAACCATCATCACATGTTACCATTCAAATGTAAATCCTGTGCCTGTAAGGAAATCAGAAGTGTTCTAATGTTGAACAAACATTTTTTCCAGCATGATCTTAGCAAACTGTATCAATGTAAATATTGCAAGGCTCGTTTTGATTCGGCACTCCGTTGTTCAGTACATCAGCGTCAATTTCATCCGGATGAGTTAAGGAAGCACAAGCATAACGAAAAATACAACATTGGACGATACACGTGTCGCTTTTGCGAAAAACGATTTGTAGCAAAAGCGAACTTCGAACGTCACGAACGTAATCACGAAAAAACGCTGGCACTAGCAGGAGAAAGGAATATTTTCGATTTTCTATATCATTGCTATGTATGCAGTAAACAATTTAACTCTAAACAAACACTCAATGAACATTTGAATGTGCATGCAGATCGATTGCCTTTTCGCTGCGATAAATGTGCATCGACCTCCGAGACCATACAATCCGTTCGCACACTAAACAAACATATCGCTTTGCACTTAGAGAAAAAGCCCGTTAAATGTTGTTACTGTGAAGAGcgatttatttcaattaagGAATGCGAGGCGCATGAAATACTTATTCatgtagaagaaaaaactggtAGCATTTGCGAGCCTGTGGAGAACGATACAGAAGAGGAAGCTAAAAAGATTTGTAAGAGCGGAACAAAAAGCCTTCACAATGATGGTACCTTGCGATACGAATGTTCGTTTTGTACTAAATCGTACTCGCTTTTAAGTACCTTACGTAGGCATGAAAATGTGCACACAGGAAAGAGGCAGTTCATATGTAAAATATGTGGCAAAGTGTTCAACAAATCATCCTGTCTTTCACAACACGAACGCACGCATCTAAACGACCTACCTTACAAATGCAACTACTGCGGAAAAACCTTCAAGCAAACGATTCGTTTGATTGAACATAGACGCATACACACCGGGGAAAAACCTTTTCAATGTGACCATTGCACCATACGATTTCGTTTGAAATCGTTGCTTAAAGAACATATGGCAAAATGCACTATTAACCGAACACCTCGACAGGAGATTAGTTGTGAATGCTGTGACCGGTTACTTTCCAGTAAACAGATGTATGTGAAACACGTAATGGAGCTACATCCTCAGAACATTCCAACAGACGGAAAATGTAGGTACTGTAGTTTGAAGCTAAAATCTGTTACGACCGCACTGGAACATGAATTACGGCATCGACAACCCGATGTAATTGAATGCAAGCAGTGTGCAAGGATCTTCAAACAGCAATCTAATTTAAGGCGCCATCAGCGACTACACTCCGTCAATGCAATGCCGTACAAGTGTGATCTGTGTGAAAAATCGTTTTCGCAGCTAAGTTCGATGAAAGTGCACAGACGAGTGCATACTGGAGAAAAGCCGTACAAATGTAAGTTATGTGAGAAAGGTTTTCAACACAGCTCTACCAGGAACCGCCATGAACGCTCACACCATAGGCAGGGAAGTACATTATTTTTACCATGCAACGGTAATATAATCAAAAACGGGACTGACAGTGAAATAATTGGTTCCTAGTGTTCTGCAACATAAACCTTCTTACTCAGTTAAATTAACTGTAATAAATGAACAATTATCTATGGCTGTAATATGAAGATTTTGAAAGCTTTTATAACAACATATATTGCATTTGATTGCTTCAAGTGATATTTTAGTgccaatattttaaattaaaataatgtcACATCCACTGGCGCTACATACTGAGTATGTACACATTTGCAAACTTGCTTATTATACATACATAGGCTTGATCTCGTCTTAACTAGAAAATAGTCGTCTATTTCTCGTCTCGTCTAGAACTAGAAACTTGAAAGAAGCAAGTGAGGAATGCCATCATCTATATGCATCGTTCAAATTGCGGTTGAAATCGAAAAAGATTGACAAACAACGTTCCGTATTTGATACCGATTCCGAATCGATTCCGGCAAATTCGCAGCCAGCCAAATTTGATTCCAACCAAAAATCATTTTGCCCATGACTAGTAGCAACGCCAACCCTTCGCTCGGCAGAATGGGATTCGAATTCCTTTTCTGAATCATCCATCCTTGCAAAGGCCTGGCTATTGAAATTCGAGGTAAAAATACGTTTTGATTAATCATTATATGATGGGTGTGACCTACTA from Anopheles stephensi strain Indian chromosome 2, UCI_ANSTEP_V1.0, whole genome shotgun sequence includes the following:
- the LOC118507739 gene encoding coiled-coil domain-containing protein 12; amino-acid sequence: MADAVGKLEEEALRRKNRLRELRGKRTHDEQQSSINDECKAVPKPVFRNYKPGTEEFQELTVLDDHAGVVEKEVDTHLKMMKTPIVIEEIDIANLAPRKPDWDLKRDVSKKLEKLERRTQKAIAELIRERLKAGQEQYIHQAVNIATSATSAPLEYKSVSDDS
- the LOC118507738 gene encoding spindle assembly abnormal protein 6 homolog isoform X3, which gives rise to MTQVNDHSKMFISTIDNAAYEQIRTEQSLHVTFQGFVDHLIKILDNCKREELHLALVAGSNGHMLQIFEKSSFKNLTHLFLAMEDASTDTVLFHINQSLQILQEQASAYSAQAQKYQLEMSTKNDVIGRLKEEIMSLNGKIMEQENLIFNRNTEEVSRLHQTIKNLNESKDVEEKRLKSIMHSMQEKIDHLTKETYDRTERMVQETKRFETLREENIKLRAQNTQIREELERLQACIASQQSRESRSETTVAELKRQLMDMQSKLKIAQKQQSELEAELEAEKNICHTKKHALQLTTDELANASSVINNLNKENIKLQSKIDLRTEIAMRQEKLLVEKEKQLVELSNTVAAIQQEHMKNRSSREEYAEMVKRIRETTDLIEEKYRKKINDMIHKLTNNQIVETTSVLSVNGKYLRPQNRVE
- the LOC118507738 gene encoding spindle assembly abnormal protein 6 homolog isoform X1 encodes the protein MHRASSFDNKFIDNHLRRCVKVLFPVVPLRVNFESVSVRKPEMFYTIVEQIDLQNLIQIRMTQVNDHSKMFISTIDNAAYEQIRTEQSLHVTFQGFVDHLIKILDNCKREELHLALVAGSNGHMLQIFEKSSFKNLTHLFLAMEDASTDTVLFHINQSLQILQEQASAYSAQAQKYQLEMSTKNDVIGRLKEEIMSLNGKIMEQENLIFNRNTEEVSRLHQTIKNLNESKDVEEKRLKSIMHSMQEKIDHLTKETYDRTERMVQETKRFETLREENIKLRAQNTQIREELERLQACIASQQSRESRSETTVAELKRQLMDMQSKLKIAQKQQSELEAELEAEKNICHTKKHALQLTTDELANASSVINNLNKENIKLQSKIDLRTEIAMRQEKLLVEKEKQLVELSNTVAAIQQEHMKNRSSREEYAEMVKRIRETTDLIEEKYRKKINDMIHKLTNNQIVETTSVLSVNGKYLRPQNRVE
- the LOC118507738 gene encoding spindle assembly abnormal protein 6 homolog isoform X2, producing MHRASSFDNKFIDNHLRRCVKVLFPVVPLRVNFESVSVRKPEMFYTIVEQIDLQNLIQIRMTQVNDHSKMFISTIDNAAYEQIRTEQSLHVTFQGFVDHLIKILDNCKREELHLALVAGSNGHMLQIFEKSSFKNLTHLFLAMEDASTDTVLFHINQSLQILQEQASAYSAQAQKYQLEMSTKNDVIGRLKEEIMSLNGKIMEQENLIFNRNTEEVSRLHQTIKNLNESKDVEEKRLKSIMHSMQEKIDHLTKETYDRTERMVQETKRFETLREENIKLRAQNTQIREELERLQACIASQQSRESRSETTVAELKRQLMDMQSKLKIAQKQQSELEAELEAEKNICHTKKHALQLTTDELANASSVINNLNKENIKLQSKIDLRTEIAMRQEKLLVEKEKQLVELSNTVAAIQQEHMKNRSSREEYAEMVKRIRETTDLIEEKYRKNL
- the LOC118507737 gene encoding zinc finger protein 345-like, with the translated sequence MILRQFVTGSNSVEEIYIVTSDCLSIVNENIEAGGDEVKTSKPSNLCAASRESGHGSTEKKIIQHCSTYSNVRKPTDKCLVDVKANFDATPDSIDKTYRENDRQRNVSASPRQLMSEEHVCNLCVVKFHTIEMLKQHLKLNHHHMLPFKCKSCACKEIRSVLMLNKHFFQHDLSKLYQCKYCKARFDSALRCSVHQRQFHPDELRKHKHNEKYNIGRYTCRFCEKRFVAKANFERHERNHEKTLALAGERNIFDFLYHCYVCSKQFNSKQTLNEHLNVHADRLPFRCDKCASTSETIQSVRTLNKHIALHLEKKPVKCCYCEERFISIKECEAHEILIHVEEKTGSICEPVENDTEEEAKKICKSGTKSLHNDGTLRYECSFCTKSYSLLSTLRRHENVHTGKRQFICKICGKVFNKSSCLSQHERTHLNDLPYKCNYCGKTFKQTIRLIEHRRIHTGEKPFQCDHCTIRFRLKSLLKEHMAKCTINRTPRQEISCECCDRLLSSKQMYVKHVMELHPQNIPTDGKCRYCSLKLKSVTTALEHELRHRQPDVIECKQCARIFKQQSNLRRHQRLHSVNAMPYKCDLCEKSFSQLSSMKVHRRVHTGEKPYKCKLCEKGFQHSSTRNRHERSHHRQGSTLFLPCNGNIIKNGTDSEIIGS